In Juglans microcarpa x Juglans regia isolate MS1-56 chromosome 8D, Jm3101_v1.0, whole genome shotgun sequence, the following are encoded in one genomic region:
- the LOC121242021 gene encoding disease resistance-like protein DSC1 — MHSSLIKELSFIKPSINFKDMTIMHFYDCNVLITIPDFSSVPNLKDLRCHRCTSLVEVHDSVGSLENLSYLSFFDCSNLRIFPRSLKLRSLLFLDLRYCSSLRCFPEILCEMESLKYLDLDRSAVEELPLSIRNLTGLKYLYLGNCKNLKRLPIGIIPLLQHLRELQISGCANLLKKMVDDPQSILAIESPTMEDEITLSEEQLQKILEESQVLNWMNCLQSESDFFPISSFFTEFFSNFKAILPYLNLSGSQIVSLPTGIKGFVPLDKLDLRYCKKLEEILELPPNIKSVFASGCESLERFPELSRILEFNGSHNRSLYYLSLDGCDKLHERIWNYKVPNALLWKGHYNATVLPENEIPEWFQHHKEFLENQIAQRGDDDVQLIKGNEDWVINIEGPLYLEDISGIVIYVVTFFDEDLSNEEFLLEAEVTINSSNCVCCIDSPSSCIKAFDQYEVWMWYSDLESFESKVLDNLRVQLRIPPTPSDSLLEPFSVWYYISMGANVVYKHESRAHKRRKMD, encoded by the exons ATGCATAGTAGCTTGATCAAGGAGTTAAGCTTCATCAAGCCCTCCATCAATTTTAAG gATATGACAATTATGCATTTCTATGATTGCAATGTCTTAATAACAATTCCAGATTTTTCAAGCGTCCCAAATTTGAAGGATTTACGTTGTCATAGGTGTACAAGTCTAGTTGAGGTGCATGATTCTGTTGGATCCCTAGAGAATCTATCTTATTTGTCGTTTTTCGATTGCTCTAACCTCAGAATTTTTCCAAGAAGCCTCAAGTTGAGATCTTTATTGTTCCTTGATCTTCGATATTGCTCAAGCCTTCGTTGCTTTCCTGAAATTCTGTGTGAAATGgaatctttaaaatatttagatcTAGATCGCAGTGCAGTGGAAGAACTACCTTTGTCCATTAGAAACCTCACTGGACTtaagtatttatatttaggTAACTGCAAAAACCTTAAGCGTCTCCCAATTGGCATCATTCCTCTGTTGCAACATTTAAGAGAGCTTCAGATTAGTGGTTGTGCAAATCTGCTAAAGAAGATGGTGGATGATCCACAATCCATTCTAGCTATTGAGTCTCCGACAATGGAAGACGAGATAACATTGAGTGAAGAACAACTCCAGAAAATATTGGAGGAATCACAAGTGTTGAATTGGATGAATTGTTTGCAATCAGAATCAGATTTCTTTCCAATATCAAGTTTTTTTACTGAgtttttttccaatttcaaagCCATTTTGCCTTATTTAAATCTATCGGGAAGTCAAATTGTTAGCCTTCCCACGGGTATAAAAGGATTTGTTCCACTTGATAAGCTCGACTTGAGATATTGcaagaaacttgaagaaatctTAGAACTTCCACCAAATATAAAATCTGTATTTGCTTCTGGATGCGAGTCATTAGAAAGATTTCCAGAACTATCAAGAATATTGGAATTCAATGGAAGCCACAATAGATCTCTATATTATCTTAGCTTGGATGGCTGCGACAAATTGCATGAGAGGATTTGGAATTATAAAGTGCCAAATGCATTACTGTGGAAG GGACATTATAATGCCACTGTGTTACCGGAAAATGAGATTCCAGAGTGGTTCCAGCATCATAAAGaatttttagaaaatcaaaTTGCTCAGAGAGGGGATGATGATGTCCAATTGATCAAAGGAAATGAAGATTGGGTAATAAATATTGAGGGGCCACTCTATTTGGAAGATATCAGCGGGATTGTAATATATGTCGTTACATTTTTTGATGAAGATCTTAGTAACGAGGAATTTTTATTGGAAGCTGAGGTAACTATTAACAGCTCAAATTGTGTATGCTGTATCGATAGTCCATCGAGTTGTATCAAAGCCTTTGACCAATACGAAGTATGGATGTGGTACTCTGATTTAGAATCATTTGAGTCAAAGGTTTTGGACAACTTGAGGGTTCAACTTCGTATTCCTCCCACTCCAAGTGATTCTCTTCTGGAACCTTTCTCGGTATGGTATTATATAAGTATGGGAGCCAATGTTGTATACAAGCATGAAAGCAGAGcacataaaagaagaaaaatggattgA
- the LOC121242336 gene encoding disease resistance protein RUN1-like, protein MAFQLGASSSSSPSSIILRNYDVFLSFRGKDVRRKFISHLYQALLQNGIKTYKDNVDLKRGEQISSELFKAIEESRIAIIVFSENYAESKWCLDELLKILECKKLFNQIVVPVFYEIKPSDIREQKGSFGEAFTKLGKKIKDADIKQLESWKEALEEVVKLSGFEYTAIGRDDESEVIKNIVDWVNSRIKNQTRLYVAEYPIEIEPDIFQHLSVEKNDIRRMVGIFGTGGIGKTTFSKDIYNRISDQFKGRSFLSNIKERSKREGLDKLQEILLSEILGEKININDADRGVNMIRERLHSKKVLLVLDDVDELDQLKKLAGDRSWFGLGSIIIVTTRDRQVLNLFEDDDSKYELKHWDDNKALRLFSLHAFKKKEPLDEYMELSKRVIKYAQGLPLALTVLGSDLKGQSIPHWERALDKYKSIPHKDIQRVLQISYDGLEDKEKEMFLDIAFFFNGESLAEIKKIFESCDFFPDYGIDKLIKKCLINIEGEYVWMHNLLQDMGREIVRLESPLEPGERSRLWFHKDIREVLEESMVRVKKT, encoded by the exons ATGGCCTTTCAATTAGGagcttcttcatcatcatctccttCATCCATCATTCTACGGAATTATGATGTATTCTTGAGCTTTAGAGGTAAAGATGTTCGCAGAAAGTTTATTTCTCATCTATACCAAGCTTTACTTCAAAATGGAATCAAAACTTACAAGGATAATGTCGACCTTAAGAGAGGAGAGCAAATTTCGTCTGAACTTTTTAAAGCCATTGAAGAGTCAAGGATTGCGATCATTGTATTTTCTGAAAATTATGCAGAATCCAAATGGTGTTTAGACGAGCTATTGAAGATTCTTGAGtgcaaaaaattattcaatCAAATTGTTGTACCCGTATTCTATGAGATAAAACCATCAGACATACGAGAGCAAAAAGGAAGCTTTGGGGAAGCATTCACTAAACTTGGAAAGAAAATCAAGGATGCAGACATAAAGCAACTGGAGTCTTGGAAGGAAGCTTTAGAAGAAGTAGTCAAATTGTCCGGGTTTGAATATACAGCGATCGGCCG GGATGATGAGTCAGAAGTTATCAAAAACATCGTTGATTGGGTCAACTCAagaataaaaaaccaaacacgTCTATACGTTGCTGAATATCCAATTGAAATAGAGCCAGACATATTTCAGCATTTAAGTGTTGAAAAGAATGATATCAGACGCATGGTGGGGATTTTTGGAACTGGTGGAATTGGAAAgacaactttttcaaaagatatttataacaGGATATCAGATCAATTTAAAGGACGTTCTTTCTTGAGTAATATTAAAGAAAGATCAAAAAGAGAAGGTCTGGATAAGCTGCAAGAAATACTTCTTTCCGAGATCTtaggggaaaaaataaatattaatgatgCTGACAGAGGAGTCAATATGATTCGGGAAAGACTTCACTCTAAAAAGGTTCTACTAGTTCTTGATGATGTGGATGAGTTGGACCAACTAAAAAAATTAGCTGGAGATCGCTCTTGGTTTGGTTTAGGAAGTATAATCATCGTAACAACAAGAGATCGACAAGTACTAAATTTAtttgaagatgatgattcaAAATACGAGTTGAAGCACTGGGATGACAACAAAGCTCTTCGGCTCTTTAGCTTGCATGCtttcaagaaaaaagaaccaCTTGATGAGTATATGGAACTCTCTAAACGAGTAATAAAATATGCTCAAGGTCTTCCACTAGCTTTAACAGTGCTTGGATCTGATCTAAAAGGCCAAAGCATACCCCATTGGGAAAGAGCATTGGATAAGTATAAAAGCATTCCCCACAAAGATATTCAGCGTGTACTTCAAATAAGTTATGATGGTTTGGAAGATAAGGAGAAGGAAATGTTCCTTGATATTGCCTTTTTCTTTAACGGAGAATCTTTGGCTGagatcaagaaaatatttgaaagttgtgatttttttccTGATTATGGTATTGATAAGCTTATAAAAAAGTGTCTTATTAATATTGAGGGTGAATATGTTTGGATGCATAACTTGCTACAAGATATGGGTCGAGAAATTGTTCGACTAGAATCACCCCTTGAACCTGGTGAACGTAGTAGACTTTGGTTTCACAAGGATATCCGTGAAGTGTTGGAAGAAAGCATGGTAAGAGTAAAAAAAACTTGA